The following DNA comes from Musa acuminata AAA Group cultivar baxijiao chromosome BXJ1-4, Cavendish_Baxijiao_AAA, whole genome shotgun sequence.
TACTGACACCTGAAAGTGACTTCATGCATATCTGTAAGTCGGTATTATATGAAGCTTTCAATTAAAATCCATCTAACCACAGTAAGCTTTTGTGTCGATTCACATGCATACCTCCTTACGTTCATCTTCAACTGCTTCCCTGCTGTCATGTCACTGAATTCATCAGTATCTCATATTCAGTATTTGCCGGATAGCTCCAATGGACGTACCCATTTGTTGTAAACTAATTATTGTTGGAGAAAAGCATGTGTTAGATTTTTACCATCCCTTCTCAACTCCTCAAACAACTCTTTTGGACCAACAAAGATGACTTAGGCGATGGAAATTACCTTGCAGGGGCATATTATAAGTATAAGCCGAAGGCTTAGATTGAAGGGGGAGTACAGATGGCAAGCATCGATAACACTTGCATCTCCTTCCCTTCCAAGAAACCGTGCAGGATGGTTGTCAACTACAACCTATCCATGCCCTTGACACGTCCTGGTAATAACCAGCAGGCCCCATAGAGGGTCCCATGCTGCTCCCTTTATGATTGCCAGGTGAGATCCGGTAGACAACCTCCGGAGATGGGAATAGGACCGACACCTGATGGCGGAACCCAACGGAGACACTACGGGAGAAGTGGGTTAGGATCCTGTCCAATTATAGTATCGGGAAAGGGAGCTTCCTAGCGAATATATATAGAGGGTTTCGGCTGGGCCCACTTCAGCGGAGCGGTTCCGTTGTGGGAGTCGCTGGACGAATTTAAGTCGCGGTTGGAGAGGATCCGCCCGCCCAATGGACGACGTTTTCTACTACGCCACCGGCGGTGACTGCGTCTCCGGCAGCAGCCCGCCACCCCCGGCGGCGCCGCCAGTGCCGCACGGTACAGAGCTAGCCTGCATCGACCGCGCCGTTCCCGAAATATTCTCCTTCGTCCTTTGTTTCCTCGTCATCGCCTCGCTCGTCAACTTCGCCTTTGTCTCGCCCTccgacgacgaggaggaggaggagcggcggGCGAAGAAGGTTGTGACCGGGGGGCTCGACCCGGCCGTGCTGGCGTCGTTCCCGGTGGTGACGTGCCCCGAAgcgaggggcgccggggaggggatGGTGGGGCGGGAATGCGCCGTGTGCCTGACCGAGTTCGGCGTCGGCGACGCTCTCCGGGTGCTGCCGCCGTGCCGCCACGGGTTCCACCCGGTTTGCATCGACCCCTGTCTCGCCGGCCACGCCACCTGCCCGCTGTGCCGGTCCGACTTGGCGGCCGGCCACGTCATTGTCAACGGAGTAGAGGCGTAATGGCTGCGACGGTGGAATGCTTTCTCATGCAGGTCAACGCCTGGTGTCGCGTTGACCTGATGTTGGCATTAAATGAACTTTGAGCCCTAAACACATTcgaatgcataaattttttttgtcttttttataCTTTTCCTTTACTtcttttttattcatgaattatttATATTCTACTGTTCTTTTTGGCTTTTTCCGTTGTTTTTTTGACACGGTGACTCCTGTGATAAATAGATCTAAAGGATAAAAACAAAGTCATGATTTAGCAATAATGCCTTGTCAGTTTTTATCTTTCACAAATATTTTCTACTACATCATGATCATTTTTCCCTTATCTTTAcgtactttttttttccttttgtgggGGTGTTTCTTTACATAATTATTTGTTGTGTAGTATTACAAAATGGTAAAGTCAATCTATACACTCATCTAAAGCTGCAAACAATCATCAAAAAGACTTTGGAAACTTGAGATCGAGTGTTTTGCAATCCCTATTATTTGGTGTTGGCACTCAAACCTGAATTAAATCCGAGTAGATGTCTAGTTAGGTAAATCACACAGGGCTAATCAAATTGTACTCGTAAAAATTACACAGAAAATAATGTTGATGTGGCAAGGAAATTAGTAGACAACAGAGAGGAGACTGGGCTTGGAGGAATGAGTGAGGAAAGAAGATCCTATCGAGCTTCACTCTTAGCTGACTTGAGTTGAGAGGTGTGTAAGAAAAAGAAGTACCACTTACGGTTCTAAGGAGTCATCAAATTGGCTTCAGTCTGTTGAAATATATCACACTAGATATTactgatcaaaatacttaaattaaaattaatataatatactaatcagatccttataagtcaaATTTAGTCTTTACTCACTTTCGATATAGGACTAATTAGGGTGTCAGAAAACACTAGAGATATGGTCAAGAGCAAAAGGTAGTTGCTAAGTAAAGACCAACCTTCACCTGGGAATACTAGGGTTAGTCAGAAGGCAATATGACAGGTTAAGGTAGTTCCAAAGATCGAAAAAATTTTGTATGAAAACTAGTGTGGGGGAAGACTTCCTACATATCTAAATGGTTCTCTAGATTTGGTCCCTCTGCTATGCTCTCATGTTCTGTTTATCAGAACTATAGTGACTCAGCTAAACCACTTCCTCCCTGAGTGTTGCTTTGCTCTTTGAGTTCTGAAATTTGGAACAAAACAAACTAAGTTCAATTTTGATTGCTTTGCCTGTTGGAAGAGAAAACAGTTCCTTGTTGTTATTATCTGCTCCTTATGGATTCTTTAGAACCATTGAAATAAATGACTGCCATTTTTGCAACTGCAAGGCTAAGATGATGACTTTAGTAGCTGTGGACATGATTGATGTTCACACACTTAGGAAGATGGGAAACAATGGATGCAGCAGGAACTATtgttaactatgatttttccagtGATACTCATCAACTTTTTAGGTGTGAGATATATTATTATAAGAGATAAAAGAGCAAAGACTAATTAATTACTGCAGGCTACTTCTCCAAGAAGTTTAGCTGGGTGTTGCAAGCCGAAAGCATTGCAGTCTCGGAGGCCCTTCTTTTTGCTTGCAGTAAGGGCCTCAAGAACATTTGAGTGCGATCGGATTGTCTCTAGGCAGTAACAGGGATGCTTATTCTCTACTTGGTCTTATATATGTGTGAGAGTTTAACTTGTACTTTGGTTTGGTGACACACCCAGTTATCAAGATTTTACACCTTATGAGTATTTTGTACTCTTTTATTTaagatttaatataaaattttataaaaacagAAAGAACTAAAAACTATGACACCTTCTAGAAAAAcctagaaagaatttttttttaggaAAATCACCCAAATCATTAATATGAAATCTCGGTAtcgatatttaatattatatgtatttaagagtaatttatcaaaaaaaaaacttttagtaTTAGGCCTCTACATAGCACTCTCCTAATTAGTTTTTACCAAAGGatacattatttaaaaaaaaaaaatgttaataCCCTTAAACTATGTTGTTCTAAGCTACAGATCGGTGGGTCGATTTAATCAAATATGATTATCACGATTACAGTCAAATCAAACTTTGTTGAATTTATGAATTAGTGTAACTCAAATATAACACAAGCTACACTCCAGTGTAACTAAGGTATCTTTATCAAACCAATCTAAATTTCTTCGTAACTactaatacataattttaaaatatttattattttttttaaaaaaattatgattttaggatgaataaattttaaaatagaataTTTTTGAGTTGTAGCtcgttaatttttttatcaaatcattCTAATTTTTTAGAATTACTAGAGtgagataataatatatttaatttttttaaataaatttaagatgattaaattttaaatataatatttttggatTGAATTTATGATCAAGTAAAATTCAAGCTTAATAATATGATTATAACTTAGTGTACTCTTTAAATCTTCACCAAACTAATAAtatgtttagtattatttttatataaatttaggatCTAATAAATAAAGTCAAATCTAGTGAAATGATAATAACTATCAttttatgattttaataaaaaatttcagtcaaaataaaaaaattccttagtaaaaatcaaatatgAGGTGCCACCTTGTAAAAGTCCAtcgatatgagtttttttttcgataaattatatttatttttaattatataactATTTTCTAACATATAAATATTACATATATAAGTATGATTAATCTCCATcagttaattattatttaaaattttaaatacattTTATTCTATTTAAGTAAATTATATAACATGAGATGCATTTGAGGTATTTTACATATTTTAAGCTAAATTAGATAATAGTAACTATACTTAATTGTTAGCAATACAAGTTTCTTAGATTGATATTGGTAGGATGATTGTATTTGACGGatattaatattttgattatgcatatgCTATATCAAAAATTGTAACCATAAATGGattattttaacattttaaaaaacatagatatgtaaagaaaaaaaacaaattaCATGTATCTATAAAGACTCCGTGATATTTCTATCTATCCTCTAAATCTAAGTTAAGCACACACATTGTTGTAAAATTCAAAAACTTGAAGATACATGAGGAAACATATAATTAATGAAAGTAATAAATGATATTCTATGTatttaatatttaaagataataatGATCGCTAGTACTGATTTGAGTTTATTAGACATGAAAGATATAAACATTTAAGGACAAGAGGGATATGCATGTAATATTAAAGTTTGTAGGGGCAAATATGACATTTAGAAATTGCGAAAGGATAAATAtgtaaaaccaaaaaaaaaaatactaatacGTGGTTCGGGATCGGTCCGGTCCAGCTCCCGGGTCCGGTACGTGCGAACCCAGGTCACGAAGCAATTGCCCTAGTTGTGAGTAcacccgtctctctctctctctctttctctctctctctcgtggcgTCCGCACAGAGAAGACGGGGCTGAACTCCTCACAGTGCCTCCTCCCTATCTTTCCCAGGTtcgtctctcttcttcttcttcttcttctatatcCTGATCTGTATCTCGATCCCTCTATAATCATGTTCTATTTAAATCTCAAAGCTTAGGTCGAAGACGGAAGAACCGTGGAGAAACTCATATTTCTCCACATATCTTCTGCTGTGGTTTGGGTGTTATTGGCGCTTGATACACTAGGGATTTTAAAAAGGTGCATCTTTAGGTCTGGGTGGTGGTCCTGCTTAGTTTTTCCCTTTTCGTGTAATCCCGATCTGTGTCTCTATATCTCTATAATCATCTTTCGTTCAGTTTTTTCAAATATTAGATTGAAGACGGAAGAAGCGTAAAGGGACTCCTTTTTCTCCGCATCTTTGTCTCTTTTGTTGTTCTGGTTTTGAAATTTGATGTAACTGGGAATTCAGAGAAGTTACATTTTTAGGGTTGAGTGGTAATCTGCTAGACATTTTCCCGTGGAAGTTTTAACTCTTCCATGCGGACTGCAATGTATCTGAAAACACTGGCAGAAATCTTTCTGAGGTAAATAGTCGTCGATTGGAGTTGAGTAACACAATCTAACTTCAAAAAGAACTTGGATTTGGTTATCTGTTGGGGAAGGTTTGTGCTTTCTTGACCGAGAATGAAGCACACAGAACGATTCCAAAAGAATCATTCGGCAATAAACAATGTTAAGAAATTTTTGTCTGCTTGTTTGCCTTAGCCATTTTCCTTCAAATTCTTTTAAATATTATGGCTAAGATATGTATCTTTGTCATGGTGGATCTGTGTTACGTTCTCATACCTAAGAATGAATTCTCTCTGTTATGATCTATACTCTGAGCCTAAATTTGTgtaagaataatatttttattgtcttATCGCAGCCCTTGATTGTCAAAAATTGAAATTcattaagtaaaaaaaatctcGACCATTGCGTGTTTCACTAGTGGGTTTCTCTACTGTTTCTTCTCTCCAAATCAACTGCCGTTCTTGCCTGAGGTATTTGTCTATCCATTTTTACTTTTGGATGCAGTCAAGTAAAGATAATTTTAGTGACCATATATCCTAAAATCGGCAGAGAAGTCTAAATCTAGGAATAGCCTGATACTTCAGTTCTGTGTcacaaaagttcttcaacttcacATTTAGTTATCCTTGATTCTAGTACTAAAACAACACTAGGCTATTTCTTTAGACTCTTTAAATGAGGAGAGGTTAAACAATAACTCGAATTCCCTCAGTATATTGGAAGTCCTAATCCACAGTAAAGATGACATCTGTGCAACCCTCAAATAAAGTATCAGCTCTTTATGGTGTACTTTGTAGGAATCAATTTGTGTTTTGTGTGATCCGCATAGTTTGAATATGATATTATGATATGTCATACAAATTAGTATTTGTTTTACAGGGTAAAAACTGATGCAGTAAACATTATCATTTAGATTTTACCAACGTGGTCAGCACTCCTTTGTTGTCTCCAAAATTGTTTCCTTGAGAACTTCATCTATCATTTCCTTTGGTCGTGGATTCATTTCACTTCCTGCTTATTTTATTTCTTACTGTctacttccccctttttcttcatcTCCCTGTTTCCTCGCTTTGTTGATTTTTCATGGATTTCATCCAATTTGGTCCCTAGAACAAGCAAATCTCTCACAGATTATCTTTTGGATCTCACTTCCCAGTTTCACATCACTAGAAAGATCGTCCTGAAACAAGGTATTCATTTGTCTCTTACTAATTGAGATTTTGACCCCATATGATATATTTGGGTCCCTGCTGAGCTAAAGAGCTCTTTGATTACAATTTATGcagtttttcttccttttcattgCCATGTTTTTGTGCTTCTTGAGTTTGTGCAGACTAGGGCTTGGGAGTTCGATTGACGGTGGAATTGGGGTGATCCCATCCTTTGTTTCTTCCTGATTGAGTGTGTGTTTCAGAAATCCTCAATTTGGAGGATTAATTGGGAGTAGTTGTTGGAGGGGTCATTGGATTATGGGCAGCAGTGAGGCTGATGCATCTGCCAAGGCTCCAAAGACATCCACAGCTCAGGTACTCAGATGTCATCCTTGTAGTCTAAAATTTCTATTTTGTCTGTTTGGGCTGTTGTTTGCTGGAAAAAACAGCTTTTTTTCTTGAGTGTTCTTGTTTTAGGAACAAACTCCTGCCACTAGCTCCACCCCTGCTGTGACTGTTTACCCAGACTGGTCGACCTTTCAGGTGTTGCTGTATTTCTATGGACGAACTCTTTCATCTTTTCGTCATAAATGTTCTTGCTAGTTGATTATTTATACGCTTTGGGGAACTTATTAAGTCCTTGTTTCTCACTCTATTAGGCATATTCACCGATTCCACCACATGGTTTCTTCCATTCTCCGGTGGGATCGAGTCCCCAGCCTCATCCTTACATGTGGGGACCTCAGGtgctttttattattgatttACTTAAAGGATTGTGTTTTTGGGATTTGTTCAAATGTTTGTCTTTGTCCAGGACAGGCAGGTTCTCAATGCATCTATTGTTGTTTGGACATTTTAAAAGCAGAAATCAGTGAAACATTGAGAAAAAATTATAGTAGAAAACTTTTCTTTTTAGTCCATTTTAATAGCAGTTATGATGGTAGTCATTTGAATACATTGTTATGTTAACATCACGTGAACTAGATGGTCATAAAGTCTGTGAAATTGTTTTAGTGTCTTGTCAACAGGTAAATTATACACTAAGCACTGCTAAATATTCATAACATATTATTTTGAAAATTGCATATGTTGTACAATGGTTAGATTTGGCTATTCACAAGCGAAACAATACCAGTGTTGAAAGTTTGAAATGATGAAGAAAGCAGAGAAGAACAGTATTATACTGGATCATTCTCTCCCTACAAGAAATGTCTAAAGTGAAATTTGTGGTGGACTGCACATGTCCTATATTTGCTAAACATTTATTTGTGGATTTTAGATGCTGTTTTTATGCTGGAACTTCTTCACAAAAGTTTCCACTGCTTGTAACATTACTAACCATCTTCATGAAGTGTCCATTAGGTCAATACATTTCATCGTGAcatctatattattcaacatgtgAGCAAACTTTCATATCCAACCTTTTGTTTGCAGCACcttatgccaccatatggaacTCCGCCACCTCCGTACGTAATGTATCCTCCTGGAGGGTTATATTCTCATCCATCTATTCCTCCTGTATGTTTTTTTAAATCAAACCTAACTGTAATCTATCTCATGCAAATTCTCTTTTCCTAGAtgcaatttttttgcttcttaTCATTCTGCAAATATTGAACAGGGGGCACATCCTTTTAGCccttatgctatggcttctccgaGCAGCAACATTGAGGCTTCTGTGAGTTATTTGCTGCACCAAACAAACCTTATTATATATTTGAAATAATCAAACTGATTATGATGTATTATATCTCTAGGGAACTGCTCCTGGAGTGGACATTGATGGTAAGTCATCTGTAGGTAAGGAAAGAAGTCCCCTGAAAAGATCCAAAGGAAGTTTAGGTAGTTTAAATATGATTACAGGGAAGAACAACAGCGAGCCAGGTATAAATTATCAGGGCAACCAGCCAATGGAGCCTTCTCTCAGAGGTATATCAAAAATAGGTTTGATTGTCATCATTTTATTTACTACATTTAGGACGACACTGTTTGCAAAATATATGTCATCCCTTTTCTAAAAGAACTGATTTTTTGTAGTGGTGAAAGTGGAAGTGAGAGTTCAAGTGAAGGGAGTGATGCCAATTCTCAGAATGTGAGCAtctctttcctttccttttgtgGGCTTTCTTTCTTTAGTTGTCATCTAATATCACGGTAATAGGAATCTCTTGGTGCTATGGATGTCATTTTTTACCCTTTTTGCAAATGCCTCATTGTATCTTCTCATTCTTCCCTATCGTGCCTAAATTGATTTGCTTACTCATAGTCACTAAGCGCTTCTACTATGACATGAAGTAGTTTTTGGTTTCTATAAGAAGTTAGTCTGCATTTTAGGACTTCAAGTGACACTAGGAGAACATAAAAGGACTTTCCATCATATCTTTGGTTATATTTTCTGTTGTCTGTGttattttggttgatattttgaatggagaacgaggtaagttaatgttgtgtcatgccacatgtctgttgtctt
Coding sequences within:
- the LOC135672061 gene encoding RING-H2 finger protein ATL39-like, producing MDDVFYYATGGDCVSGSSPPPPAAPPVPHGTELACIDRAVPEIFSFVLCFLVIASLVNFAFVSPSDDEEEEERRAKKVVTGGLDPAVLASFPVVTCPEARGAGEGMVGRECAVCLTEFGVGDALRVLPPCRHGFHPVCIDPCLAGHATCPLCRSDLAAGHVIVNGVEA
- the LOC135646148 gene encoding bZIP transcription factor 1-B-like isoform X7; the protein is MGSSEADASAKAPKTSTAQEQTPATSSTPAVTVYPDWSTFQAYSPIPPHGFFHSPVGSSPQPHPYMWGPQHLMPPYGTPPPPYVMYPPGGLYSHPSIPPGAHPFSPYAMASPSSNIEASGTAPGVDIDGKNNSEPGINYQGNQPMEPSLRVVKVEVRVQVKGVMPILRIHRPVTVDGANIQPTAKPPWMESTCDL
- the LOC135646148 gene encoding bZIP transcription factor 1-B-like isoform X5 encodes the protein MGSSEADASAKAPKTSTAQEQTPATSSTPAVTVYPDWSTFQAYSPIPPHGFFHSPVGSSPQPHPYMWGPQHLMPPYGTPPPPYVMYPPGGLYSHPSIPPGAHPFSPYAMASPSSNIEASGTAPGVDIDGKNNSEPGINYQGNQPMEPSLRVVKVEVRVQVKGVMPILRISFACMVVKTSAGHRGWSQHPTYSQTTMDGVDMRPVEASTKATAAFCFNALLTTEDDGVVPEISCLKANN
- the LOC135646148 gene encoding common plant regulatory factor 1-like isoform X6, with amino-acid sequence MWGPQHLMPPYGTPPPPYVMYPPGGLYSHPSIPPGAHPFSPYAMASPSSNIEASGTAPGVDIDGKSSVGKERSPLKRSKGSLGSLNMITGKNNSEPGINYQGNQPMEPSLRVVKVEVRVQVKGVMPILRICLQQLKLIVLNLPKAFVCLSSFACMVVKTSAGHRGWSQHPTYSQTTMDGVDMRPVEASTKATAAFCFNALLTTEDDGVVPEISCLKANN
- the LOC135646148 gene encoding bZIP transcription factor 1-B-like isoform X2 produces the protein MGSSEADASAKAPKTSTAQEQTPATSSTPAVTVYPDWSTFQAYSPIPPHGFFHSPVGSSPQPHPYMWGPQHLMPPYGTPPPPYVMYPPGGLYSHPSIPPGAHPFSPYAMASPSSNIEASGTAPGVDIDGKSSVGKERSPLKRSKGSLGSLNMITGKNNSEPGINYQGNQPMEPSLRVVKVEVRVQVKGVMPILRISFACMVVKTSAGHRGWSQHPTYSQTTMDGVDMRPVEASTKATAAFCFNALLTTEDDGVVPEISCLKANN
- the LOC135646148 gene encoding bZIP transcription factor 1-B-like isoform X1, whose protein sequence is MGSSEADASAKAPKTSTAQEQTPATSSTPAVTVYPDWSTFQAYSPIPPHGFFHSPVGSSPQPHPYMWGPQHLMPPYGTPPPPYVMYPPGGLYSHPSIPPGAHPFSPYAMASPSSNIEASGTAPGVDIDGKSSVGKERSPLKRSKGSLGSLNMITGKNNSEPGINYQGNQPMEPSLRVVKVEVRVQVKGVMPILRICLQQLKLIVLNLPKAFVCLSSFACMVVKTSAGHRGWSQHPTYSQTTMDGVDMRPVEASTKATAAFCFNALLTTEDDGVVPEISCLKANN
- the LOC135646148 gene encoding bZIP transcription factor 1-B-like isoform X4, which produces MGSSEADASAKAPKTSTAQEQTPATSSTPAVTVYPDWSTFQAYSPIPPHGFFHSPVGSSPQPHPYMWGPQHLMPPYGTPPPPYVMYPPGGLYSHPSIPPGAHPFSPYAMASPSSNIEASGTAPGVDIDGKSSVGKERSPLKRSKGSLGSLNMITGKNNSEPGINYQGNQPMEPSLRVVKVEVRVQVKGVMPILRIFRLPQLFCLHGGEDIGRSPWMEPTSNLQPNHHGWSRHATCRGLDEGNSSLLLQCTADDRG
- the LOC135646148 gene encoding bZIP transcription factor 1-B-like isoform X3, encoding MGSSEADASAKAPKTSTAQEQTPATSSTPAVTVYPDWSTFQAYSPIPPHGFFHSPVGSSPQPHPYMWGPQHLMPPYGTPPPPYVMYPPGGLYSHPSIPPGAHPFSPYAMASPSSNIEASGTAPGVDIDGKNNSEPGINYQGNQPMEPSLRVVKVEVRVQVKGVMPILRICLQQLKLIVLNLPKAFVCLSSFACMVVKTSAGHRGWSQHPTYSQTTMDGVDMRPVEASTKATAAFCFNALLTTEDDGVVPEISCLKANN